GGACGCGGCGGCCCCATGATCGTCGATCCGTCGCGCGCCCGTTGCATCGTGCTTGAACCGGACCGGCCCGTTCTTCACGCGCGCATCAATGCACGCTTTGCAAAAATGGTGGAACAGGGTGCGTTGGATGAAGTCAGGGAATTGATATCCTTGAACATTCCCCCGCAACATCCGGCCATGAAGGCCATAGGAGTGGCTCCGCTCGCTGCCCATATCGAGGGGCGGACCTCGCTTGACGAAGCCATCGAGCGCTCCAGCGCCGCAACCCGCCAATATGCCAAGCGGCAGATGACCTGGTTCCGGAACCAGTTGGATGCATCATGGCAAAGGCTTCAATTATGAATTGCATATAAACATCCATTGTAGCTCATATATGGGGCTGCTGTTAAAACAAATATAAGGTGTTAAGCGTAGGCTAGGTCACTTATTGCGGGGGACCTTTGTAGGGACAATGCGCTTTTACAAGGCAGAACTTTTCTTCTTTCTGTTAATTGGTCTGGTCGGGCTCGGTGGCGTTTCCGCTTGGGCAGCTTTTTCAGCCGCCACCGGCGGGTATATTGTTGGCGGCGTGGAAACGGCGGCACGATTTGCTTTCATGAGTGCAATTCTTTCCGGACTCTCGATTTTCTGTGCAGCAACTCTGGTGTTTCCTCTTATGGCGAGCGGCCTGCGCGAGCAGGGCAAGTTGAGGAAAATGACCGAATCCTTGTCGGTGCGCTCACAATCGCTCGAACACGCAGCGGTCACCGATTCCATGACCGGCCTGTACAACCGGCGCTATTTCGATGAAGCGTTGGGCGAATACCTCAACGCATTCCGGTCCATCAACAAGCCTATCGGCATGGTGATCTTCGATCTCGACCACTTCAAGCAGGTCAATGACACCCATGGGCATGATGTCGGTGATGAAGTCCTGCGCCAGGTTGCCGAGTGCCTTCACATGTTTACGCGCTACCACGATGTGGTGGCGCGGCTTGGCGGAGAAGAATTCGCCATTCTCTCTCCCAATATCAGTGATCGTCAGCTCCGCAGTCTCGCTGACCGGATCCGATTGGCGGTCTCGCAACTCACCGTCGAGAGCGGCAATGTCGCCCTTCGCGTGACAATCAGCGCAGGCATCGCGATCTGGGATGGCACGGAAAGGGGCGACGAGCTCTATCGTCGCGCCGACAGGCAACTCTATGAAGCCAAGCGTCAGGGCCGCAATCGCGTCTGCGCTGCCTGAACCAACTTCCCGTCTTCAAAGCAACTTCGTCTGCTTGGCTCGCGCGCTGAGCTGTGCAAGCGGCCGCGTCCCATGGCCCTGCGCCGGGCTCAGGGCTTGATAAGCGATGAAAGCGGCTTCTTGAGCAAGCTCGAGCGGATGGAGCTGAGATCTCCTCGCGCAGTACCTCGCGTTTCGGCCGTTGCTGCCGGCTCCTGGAACGCCCCTCTGTAAGGGTGATCGGGCAGCTCTGCGCGCGGAGACAGCTCCTGTCCGGTTTGTTCAGGCCCTGGAGGCCGTGGGCGAGCATGTGCTGAGTTGCCAAACGTGTTTGCACGGGGTGGAGCCGGGCTGCTCTGGTCGAGGAATTCTGGCGGAGCAGGGGAGTCGTCGGCTCGCCGCTGCGCCAGCACGCCGTCGCGATGCCCGGCCTGATCCAGGGCAGGTGATTGCATGAACCGTTCGGAAGCGGCAGGACTGCTGCGCTGGGTATCGTCGATATGGCGCATCCGCATAACGATCTGGCGAAGGTCCACACCAGTGGCGTCTCCGCGATGTACCGGCTGCAGGCCAGAATTTGCACGCGGCAGGACTGATTCTGACACCCGCTCGAACACCATCCGCATAGGCACTGCCACCGCTTCGCCAAAGGCAATGGCCTCGCCGTTTCCGATGGATGACAGAAAACTCATCGTAGACGCAGAGGAATCCGGGATTGCCGAACGGATGATGTCCTGGTCCCGGTCGTTGGACAGCCGCATCGCAAATACGGTTGAGCATTGGGACAGGATGGTCGGATCGAGTTCGCCTGGGCGCTGGGTGATCACGCCGAGGCTGACGCCGTATTTCCGGCCTTCCTTGGCGATCCGTGCGATCGCCTGACGGGTTGGAAAGAAACCTAGTTTCGGGTCCGCAGGCACATATCGGTGGGCCTCTTCACAGATAACAAGAATACGGACGCCTCCGGCGCTCCAAAGCGCGATTTCGAAAGCCATGCGGCAGAGGATCGAGGCGACGGAATTGACCACTTCGGAAGGGATCCCGGCGAGCTGGAACGTTGTCACCGGCTTGTCGCCGCCAGGGATTCGGAAAATATGGCTGATGGTGGTCAGGATCGTGTCATGGATCGTGTTCGACGAGAACATGAACTCATAGCGCGGATCATTGACCGCTGCCAGCAACCGTACTTTCAGCGAACGCAGATGCGGCTTCTCACTGCGGCCTTCGAGCTTGCCGATCCGTTCATCGATGAGCGCCAGCAGGTCTGCGACACGATAAGGCACCGGTGTGTCGGCCGTGAGCGACGAGCGCTCCTGCGCCCGGCGGACCAACGCCGTGTCGGTTGCGCCCTTGAACATCTTCTTGGCTTCGGGGATCAGATCCCGCAGAACATCCACTTCCTCAGGAATCGGTGGGCGTCCGCGAAACAGCACCTCGATAAATTCTTCAAGCCGGAATAGCCAGAACGGCAGGTCAAGCGTATCAGTGTCAATGACCACCGACTCGGTGGGGAAGGCTGCGGCGAATTCATTGTGCGGATCGAGAATAAGCACCCGCAATGCTGGATCCGCTTTGAGCGCCTTGTGCAGCAGTAAGGTGACCGCAGTGGTCTTGCCAACGCCAGTGGTGCCGACCACAGCGAAATGCCGCGACAGCAAGGAAGGTATGTGGACAAGAGCACCCAGAGAGGTGTCCTGGGTCAATTTACCGATAATGGCGGTATCATTGACGCCTGGATCATAAATGACCTCAAGGTCCGATGAGCGCATCCGGTGGACCACGGCGCCGAGATAGGGATACTGGGTGATGCCGGCGCTGAATTCGACCTTGCCCGAGATGCCTGTATGGATTTCGCCAACCAGCTCGACCTCGATATGCATGTTATTATCGTTGTCTTCCGACCAGGCCGAGTGATCCGTGGACATGGAGCAGACCAGCGCAACGACCCGGTTTTCACCGACTGTGATTGAGATCAGCCTGCCTACCGACCATAATTCGGCCAGACCATTTCCATCCTTGCCGGCTAAAGCGCTGACTGTCGCTTTGGAGCCTGAACAGCCGACCACCCGGCCCAGCAGGCGGTTTCCGGGCGCCATTGCGTTGCGACGGTCACGGCTGTGGCCAGCCTCTTGGGCAGGTGGATTGGTATCGCCTTCCAAGTCTTTGCTCCATTTTGTTCGCGACATCATGGCATTGTGTGGTTAACACGCAGTTTCGGCGCGCCCGTTATAATGCGGTTATCCAGGCCCTGGTTGAGCCCGGCTTTGCGCGAGCCAACAAAGCCGTTGACGTGACCGGTCCAAGGCGGTACGAAGTCCGTCATGAACAGTTTTGCGAACATTCTCGTAGTACGAAGGCGCATGGGCAGGGTGGCGTAGCCATCCGGCGAAAGCTCCCATGCGCGAAACACAGGCTCCTCCGGGGGCCTTTTTTTATGGCTTGAACCGGGTTATTGAGCCCGGCAAACAGACGGGAAAAGGGGTCAGGCGAAATGGCCGGCATGGAAATGGAAATGACAGGCGCGGAAATGGTTCTGCAGGCGCTCAAGGACAATGGTGTCGAACATATCTTCGGATATCCCGGCGGTGCGGTGTTGCCGATCTATGACGAGCTGCACCAGCAGGACGCCATCGAACACATTCTGGTCCGGCACGAGCAGGGTGCGGGACACATGGCCGAAGGCTATGCACGTTCCACCGGCAAGCCCGGCGTCGTGCTTGTCACCTCCGGGCCGGGCGCCACCAACGTGGTCACCGCGCTGCAGGATGCACTGATGGATTCAATCCCGCTTGTCTGCATCACCGGTCAGGTTCCGACATCGCTGATCGGCTCTGATGCGTTCCAGGAATGTGACACCGTCGGCATCACCCGGCCCTGCACCAAGCACAATTGGCTGGTCAAGGACGTCAACCAGCTCTCCCGCATCATCCATGAAGCCTTCCGGATCGCCACCACCGGCCGCCCGGGTCCGGTTGTCGTCGACATCCCCAAGGATGTGCAGTTCGCCACCGGCACCTACACGCCGCCATCCCCGGTGATCGAACAGAAAAGCTATCAGCCCAAACTCTCCGGCGATCTCGAGAAGATCCGCGCGGCGATCGACCTGATGGCCAGTGCCAAGCGCCCGATGATCTATTCGGGCGGCGGCGTGATCAATTCCGGCCGCGAGGCCTGCCAGCTGCTGCGTGAACTGGTCGAGCTGACCGGGTTCCCGATCACCTCGACACTGATGGGGCTGGGCGCCTATCCGGCCTCAGGCAAGAACTGGATGGGCATGCTGGGCATGCACGGCACCTATGAAGCCAACATGGCAATGCATGATTGCGATGTCATGATCTGCATCGGCGCGCGCTTTGACGACCGCATCACCGGCCGTCTTGATGGTTTTTCGCCACATTCCAAGAAGATCCACATCGACATCGACCCCTCCTCGATCAACAAGATCGTCAGGACCGATGTCGGAATTCTGGGCGATGTCGGCCACGTGCTTGAAGACATGGTCCGGTTGTGGCGGGCGTCGAAAAAGACCGATCAGAGCCAATTGGCCGGCTGGTGGACGCAGATCTCCAAGTGGAAGGCGCGCAATTCGCTCGCCTATGCGCCCAACAACGATGTGATCATGCCGCAATACGCGATCCAGCGGCTCTATGAGCTGACCAAGGAGCGTGACACCTACATCACCACCGAAGTGGGCCAGCATCAGATGTGGGCCGCGCAGTTCTATGGCTTCGAGGAGCCCAACCGCTGGATGACGTCTGGCGGGCTCGGCACCATGGGATATGGCTTCCCGGCGGCAATCGGCGTTCAGGTCGCCCACCGTGACAGCCTTGTGATCGACATCGCCGGCGACGCCTCGATCCAGATGTGCATTCAGGAGATGTCCTGCGCGGTGCAGTACGAACTGCCGGTCAAGATCTTCATCCTCAACAACCAGTATATGGGCATGGTCCGGCAGTGGCAGCAATTGCTCCATGGCAACCGGCTGTCGCACTCCTACACCGAATCCATGCCTGATTTCATCAAGCTGGCGGAAGCCTATGGCGGTGTCGGAATCCGGTGCGACAAACCGGACGACCTCGACGGCGCGATCCAGGAGATGATCGACACGCCGAGGCCGGTGATCTTCGATTGCCGCGTTGCCGCACTCGCCAACTGCTTCCCGATGATCCCCTCGGGCAAAGCGCACAACGACATGCTGCTGCCCGACGAAGCCACCGATGAGGCCGTCGCCAACGCCATTGATGCAAAAGGCCGCGCGCTCGTTTGAGCCGCCCCGCAAGAGGAACACATCTCATGAACGCTCAGCATCAGCCTACCGGTTCGGCCTATTTCATTGCTGCCGAAACCGCGCGCCCGGAGACCCACACGCTATCGGTGCTTGTCGACAACGAGCCGGGCGTGCTCGCCCGGGTCATCGGCCTGTTTTCCGGTCGCGGCTACAACATCGAAAGCCTGACGGTTTCCGAAACCGAGCACGAGGCGCATCTGTCGCGCATCACCATTGTCACCACTGCCAGGCCCAATGTGCTTGAGCAGATCAAGTCCCAGCTCGAGCGCATCGTTCCGGTTCACCGTGTGGTGGATCTGACAGTGCTTTCGTCTGAACTTGGCCATGACAAG
The DNA window shown above is from Hoeflea phototrophica DFL-43 and carries:
- a CDS encoding acetolactate synthase 3 large subunit; translation: MAGMEMEMTGAEMVLQALKDNGVEHIFGYPGGAVLPIYDELHQQDAIEHILVRHEQGAGHMAEGYARSTGKPGVVLVTSGPGATNVVTALQDALMDSIPLVCITGQVPTSLIGSDAFQECDTVGITRPCTKHNWLVKDVNQLSRIIHEAFRIATTGRPGPVVVDIPKDVQFATGTYTPPSPVIEQKSYQPKLSGDLEKIRAAIDLMASAKRPMIYSGGGVINSGREACQLLRELVELTGFPITSTLMGLGAYPASGKNWMGMLGMHGTYEANMAMHDCDVMICIGARFDDRITGRLDGFSPHSKKIHIDIDPSSINKIVRTDVGILGDVGHVLEDMVRLWRASKKTDQSQLAGWWTQISKWKARNSLAYAPNNDVIMPQYAIQRLYELTKERDTYITTEVGQHQMWAAQFYGFEEPNRWMTSGGLGTMGYGFPAAIGVQVAHRDSLVIDIAGDASIQMCIQEMSCAVQYELPVKIFILNNQYMGMVRQWQQLLHGNRLSHSYTESMPDFIKLAEAYGGVGIRCDKPDDLDGAIQEMIDTPRPVIFDCRVAALANCFPMIPSGKAHNDMLLPDEATDEAVANAIDAKGRALV
- a CDS encoding helicase HerA domain-containing protein, coding for MMSRTKWSKDLEGDTNPPAQEAGHSRDRRNAMAPGNRLLGRVVGCSGSKATVSALAGKDGNGLAELWSVGRLISITVGENRVVALVCSMSTDHSAWSEDNDNNMHIEVELVGEIHTGISGKVEFSAGITQYPYLGAVVHRMRSSDLEVIYDPGVNDTAIIGKLTQDTSLGALVHIPSLLSRHFAVVGTTGVGKTTAVTLLLHKALKADPALRVLILDPHNEFAAAFPTESVVIDTDTLDLPFWLFRLEEFIEVLFRGRPPIPEEVDVLRDLIPEAKKMFKGATDTALVRRAQERSSLTADTPVPYRVADLLALIDERIGKLEGRSEKPHLRSLKVRLLAAVNDPRYEFMFSSNTIHDTILTTISHIFRIPGGDKPVTTFQLAGIPSEVVNSVASILCRMAFEIALWSAGGVRILVICEEAHRYVPADPKLGFFPTRQAIARIAKEGRKYGVSLGVITQRPGELDPTILSQCSTVFAMRLSNDRDQDIIRSAIPDSSASTMSFLSSIGNGEAIAFGEAVAVPMRMVFERVSESVLPRANSGLQPVHRGDATGVDLRQIVMRMRHIDDTQRSSPAASERFMQSPALDQAGHRDGVLAQRRADDSPAPPEFLDQSSPAPPRANTFGNSAHARPRPPGPEQTGQELSPRAELPDHPYRGAFQEPAATAETRGTARGDLSSIRSSLLKKPLSSLIKP
- a CDS encoding GGDEF domain-containing protein; its protein translation is MRFYKAELFFFLLIGLVGLGGVSAWAAFSAATGGYIVGGVETAARFAFMSAILSGLSIFCAATLVFPLMASGLREQGKLRKMTESLSVRSQSLEHAAVTDSMTGLYNRRYFDEALGEYLNAFRSINKPIGMVIFDLDHFKQVNDTHGHDVGDEVLRQVAECLHMFTRYHDVVARLGGEEFAILSPNISDRQLRSLADRIRLAVSQLTVESGNVALRVTISAGIAIWDGTERGDELYRRADRQLYEAKRQGRNRVCAA
- the ilvN gene encoding acetolactate synthase small subunit, yielding MNAQHQPTGSAYFIAAETARPETHTLSVLVDNEPGVLARVIGLFSGRGYNIESLTVSETEHEAHLSRITIVTTARPNVLEQIKSQLERIVPVHRVVDLTVLSSELGHDKPLERELALVKVTGSGENRVEALRLADAFRAQVIDANTEHFIFEITGRVSKIEQFIAIMKPLGLVEICRTGIAAMNRGPQGM